The following is a genomic window from Vibrio cyclitrophicus.
AAGGCAACATGTTAGTGCTCAATGTTGACGGTGAAACGGTTTCGATCGAACTGTAATTCGCTGAAGTAACAGAAGCTAGATATAAAAACTCCGAGTGAAAGTTCGGAGTTTTTTTTTGCCTAGCGAAAATGACAATCTTTATTCCAATGTACCTTCATTTTACTTGGGTTAATGCTAAAGAGCATTTGATAGCCTCTCAACGGCAAACCAATGGTACGGGCTGATGGAGCTGATGTAGGGCAAGACAGGACACGTATTCGACAATAATGTTGAGTGCAAATGTTCAGGGTCGTATAAGAGGCTCGTATGTATGGCTTTGTGGTTTCCAAGAAATTTTCATCACTTATTAATAATGAAGGACCTCAGCCACTGGTAGAAAAAGAAATAGAGAACTAAAAGTAGGTTGGTTTTAGTGTGCTCATATTTATTGCGTTAACTATAATGTGCGACATTTTTTAAATGAACGGTTTCTTAAAGGGGATATCGTTCCGGTAAATATAAAACGTAAGCCATATTTTGTCGTAAATTGTATCGCCGTCACAACTTACGCCTAAGCATCAAATGAATGCCTTAAAACTATTGCGAAACGAGAAAGACGTAGTTATTATAATGAGCATATAATCATACAATACTATATTTGGAGTTTGAACATGACTAAACCTGTAATCGGTTTCATTGGCCTAGGTCTTATGGGCGGCAACATGGTTGAAAACCTGCAAAAGCGCGGCTACCACGTAAACGTAATGGACCTAAGCGCTGAAGCTGTTGCTCGCGTTACAGATCGCGGCAATGCGACTGCATTCACTTCTGCTAAAGAACTCGCTGCAGCAAGTGACATTGTTCAATTTTGTCTTACAACTTCAGCTGTTGTTGAAAAAATCGTATACGGCGAAGATGGCGTTCTTGCGGGCATCAAAGAAGGCGCAGTACTAGTAGACTTCGGTACTTCTATCCCTGCTTCTACTAAGAAGATCGGTGCAGCTCTTGCTGAGAAAGGCGCTGGCATGATCGACGCTCCTCTAGGCCGTACACCTGCACACGCTAAAGATGGTCTTCTGAACATCATGGCTGCTGGCGACATGGAAACTTTCAACAAAGTTAAACCTGTTCTTGAAGAGCAAGGCGAAAACGTATTCCACCTAGGTGCTCTAGGTTCAGGTCACGTGACTAAGCTTGTGAACAACTTCATGGGTATGACAACTGTTGCGACTATGTCTCAAGCTTTCGCTGTTGCTCAACGCGCTGGTGTTGATGGCCAACAACTGTTTGATATCATGTCTGCAGGTCCATCTAACTCTCCGTTTATGCAATTCTGTAAGTTCTACGCTGTAGACGGTGAAGAGAAGCTAGGTTTCTCTGTTGCAAACGCAAACAAAGACCTTGGCTACTTCCTTGCTCTTTGTGAAGAGCTAGGTACTGAGTCTCTAATTGCTCAAGGTACTGCAACAAGCCTACAAGCTGCTGTTGATGCAGGTCTTGGTCAAAACGACGTACCAGTAATCTTCGACTACTTCGCTAAACTAGAGAAGTAATCGACGTACGACCTCGTTAGGGTATGGCTTGTCTTTTTGGCAGCGATACCTCAACGAGGTTCGTTTTTATCTGCAGTTCATATTTTCTCATACAACTCTTCGTAATCGTTTTTCTTTCTACTATTCTTCCTTTCTAATTACGTTCTGTTTTGCCTAATCAAAGCTCTAATTTGATTTCAACTCTTAATGCGTTAGTTTCCAACGCCATTCAGCTTCAAGCCATTATCCTCGTATCAAGCCAATCGCCTATCTTTTGGTAAACCGAAACCTTAGTCAATTAAGTTCCTAGTAAACCAAGCCGCAAACTTTAAAACCAACACTGTTGTTGTCTAGCTTTAAGCGGATTATCAGCTCGAACACCTGAAAAGAAAGCAAAAAAAGCCCACACAGCTGGTGACTATGTGGGCGTATTCGGACGAGCCGTCTGAAAAAACGAATGAACAATCATAAGTGAAATAACGATTAACGAGATCCCCCGACAGTTTCTACGTTAAACGTGTTCAATGACCTCAAAGCAAATTGCTTCAATTACCACTTTGAATTGAACAAAAGGATTCAGAAAGAACTTAAGTTATGATTCAAATACACCATACATCAAGGCTTATTGTATTACAAATAAATCTTGGTCTTGAATGCCTTTAGTGAATGGTTGGTTTGTGAAAGTGTGAGTTCATCGTCATTTTTACGCATGATTAGATCGCAAGGGGATAGTTAAAATTATTGATGATAATTATCGGCGAAAATAGGATCTTTTTATTTAAAGTTCGGACATTTTACAAAATTTTGACGATTTTATCCGACAAGGATAAAGTAAAAATGCATAAATGATACCTATGTCACAGGGTGTTTACAGCCGGTTTTAATATATCAAGATCGCTCACAGAAAGAGTTGTCAATTAAACATACAATATTAATTAAATTGTGGTTGTAGCGATGAATCGACATGGATACGTAACGTTTTACCGTATCTTCGATAATGCAAAATATGACCATTTTATTCGGATGAAAATAATAGACATAGGTTATATGGATAATGAGTTTTATGAATTCAAAATTGTCTCTAGGGTTTAAAGGAAAACTGATTTTAATGGTGGCTATCGTTAGTACCAGTGCTTTAGTATTCACGAACTGGTTTACGCTCGATTTGGCGACAGAACAAGTCAACCAAACGATTTACAACGAGATCGACCATTCGTTAACGATAGAAATTAACCAAATTGAAAATACCGTTCAGAGAACCATCGATACCGTAAATTCAGTTGCTCAAGAGTTCATGAAGTCACCATACCAGGTACCTAACGAAGCGCTTATGCACTATGCCGCTAAGCTAGGTGGCATCGACAAAATTGTGGTGGGTTTCGACGACGGACGTTCTTATACATCTCGACCTTCAGAGTCTTTCCCTAACGGTGTTGGACTAAAAGAAAAGTATAACCCAACGACTCGCCCTTGGTATCAACAAGCGAAACTGAAGTCAGGTTTATCTTTTAGTGACCTATTTTTCACTAAGAGTACTCAAGTACCAATGATTGGTGTGACGTATTCGTATCAAGACCGTGTGATCATGGCAGACATTCGATTTGATGACTTAAAAGCGCAACTCGAACAGTTAGACGGAATTTATCAAGCGAAAGGTATCATTGTTGATGAAAGAGGGATGGTTGTTGCTTCAACAATAGAGAACGTACTTCCGCAAACCAACATATCTTCTGCAGACACGCAGATGAAACTCAAAAATGCCATTGAACAGCCTGATCAATTTATCGAGGGCGTAATTGATGGAAACCCAAGGATCTTGATGGCGAAGAAAGTTGATATCGGCAGCCAAAAAGAGTGGTACATGATATCCAGTATCGATCCTGAGCTAGCGCTCGATCAATTGAACGGTGTGATGTCAAGTACTCGAATGCTGATTGTCGCTTGTGTATTTGGTTCAGTGATACTGATGATATTGCTTCTGAATCGTTTTTACCGCCCAATAGTGTCGCTGCGCAAAATCGTTCACGATCTATCTCAGGGCAACGGAGACTTAACTCGAAGGCTGGTAGAGAAGGGCAATGATGACTTAGGGCACATCGCTAAAGACATCAATTTGTTCATCATTGGCCTGCAAGAAATGGTTAAAGACGTGAAATTCAAGAACTCGGATCTCGATACCAAAGTTTTGAGTATTCGAGAGGGCTGTAAAGAGACCAGTAATGTGTTGAAAGTTCACACTGACGAAACCGTTCAAGTTGTCTCTGCGATTAATGGGCTTTCAGAAGCGTCTAACGAAGTAGAGAAGAGCTCTCAATCGGCGGCAGACGCAGCGCGAGATGCGGCCGTGTTCAGTGATGAAACCAAGCAAATCAATACGGTAACTGAAACGTATATCAGTGATCTTGAAAAGCAAGTGTGCACGACTTCTGATGACATCCGGTCTATGGCCAACGAAACGCAGAGCATACAGTCTATCGTTTCTGTGATTGGTGGTATTGCTGAGCAAACCAACTTGCTGGCATTGAATGCGTCGATAGAAGCAGCGCGTGCCGGCGAACACGGTCGAGGTTTTGCTGTGGTGGCTGATGAAGTTCGTGCACTGGCTAACCGAACTCAAATCAGCACTTCTGAAATAGAAGAGGCGTTATTGGGTTTACAGTCGAAATCAGATGGTTTAGTTAAATCGATTGAACTGACCAAAAGTAATTGTGAGATGACTCGTGCTCAAGTTATCCAAGCGGTAAATATGCTGGCTAAGCTGACTGAGCAGATGGAAACCGTGAGCCGTTTCAATAACGACATTTCGGGGTCTTCTGTGGAGCAAAACGCATTGATTCAGAGTATTGCTAAGAACATGCATAAGATTGAAAGCTTCGTTGAAGAGCTGAACAAGTTAAGCCAAGACCAACTGACAGAGTCGGCAGAAATCAAAACGCTTAATGGCAGCGTCAGTGAGCTTATGAGCAGCTTTAAAGTTTAGCAGGCTCACAATTAACATTTAAATTGGGCGCTAATTAATACTAATTTTCAATAGCTTAACTTAATTTATTACACTGAAAGCCACTCAATAACGTTCGAGTTTAGAGTGGCATTTCTGCGTTTTATCATATAGAAAACGCCGTATTCCTTATTCATTTCACTTGATTTGTCGCATCTCACATTCTGATAATTACACAATTGACATAAAATAGTACAAATATACATTGTCACTCAACTCTTATGGATAAGTGAGATAAATGTGAATAAGCCAATTTTTGTCGTCGTGCTCGCTTCGCTTACGTATGGCTGCGGTGGAAGCAGTTCAAATAATTCAAGTGACAGCAGTGACCCATCTGATAGTAGCAACCCAGGAACGTCTTATGGTGTTGTCGCACCTTACGATATCGCAAAATATCAAAACATACTCTCTAGTTCCGATCTTCAGGTATCGGATCCTAACGGCACAGAGGGTAACAAAACCTCTGAAGTGAAAGATGGCGATTTCGATGGTTACATCAGTGATTACTTTTATGCAGATGAAGAGACGGAAAACCTAATTTTTAAAATGGCGAACTATAAGATGCGTTCTGAGGTTCGTGAGGGAGAAAACTTCGATATCAATGAAACGGGTGTAAGACGAAGCCTGTATGCGGAAATAAGCTTACCTGATATCGAACATGCAATGGCGAGCTCACCTGCCGATCATGATGAAGTGACGATGTTACAGATACATAATAAAGGTACGGACGAGAGCGGAACTGGTTATATTCCTCATCCGCTATTACGTGTGGTTTGGGAACAAGAACGCGATGGTATCACAGGCCACTATTGGGCCGTAATGAAAAACAACGCCATTGACTGCAGCAGTGCTTCAGACTCTTCAAACTGTTATGCCACCTCTTATGATCGGTACGATTTAGGAGAGGCAGATCTTGATAGTTTTACTAAATTTGATCTTTCTGTTTATGAAAATACATTGTCGATCAAAGTGAATGATGAAGTAAAAGTGAACCAAGATATCGCCTATTGGGAGCATCTCCTAAGCTATTTTAAAGCGGGTATATATAACCAGTTTGAAAATGGTGAAGCTACGGCCTATTTTCAAGCGTTAAGATACACCACAACCCAAATCAGTGGTTCAAACGATTGGGATATTAATGATTGGAAGTTTACGATTCCTGCGAGCAAAGATACTTGGTATGGCAGTGGCGGCGATAGTGCTGCTGAATTAGAGCCTGAACGTTGTGAGTCGAGCA
Proteins encoded in this region:
- a CDS encoding polysaccharide lyase family 7 protein; translation: MNKPIFVVVLASLTYGCGGSSSNNSSDSSDPSDSSNPGTSYGVVAPYDIAKYQNILSSSDLQVSDPNGTEGNKTSEVKDGDFDGYISDYFYADEETENLIFKMANYKMRSEVREGENFDINETGVRRSLYAEISLPDIEHAMASSPADHDEVTMLQIHNKGTDESGTGYIPHPLLRVVWEQERDGITGHYWAVMKNNAIDCSSASDSSNCYATSYDRYDLGEADLDSFTKFDLSVYENTLSIKVNDEVKVNQDIAYWEHLLSYFKAGIYNQFENGEATAYFQALRYTTTQISGSNDWDINDWKFTIPASKDTWYGSGGDSAAELEPERCESSKGLLANDSDVYHSDIDLSYFNTDEGRMHFRADMGYGTTTQNSSYIRSELRELYQSNAQPDCSTSDEDTSWYLNDTRTSATTHELTATLRVENYPNLNNQDPKVVLGQIHGWKINQALVKLLWEGEDKPVRVILNSDFERNNQDCSDCEPFSVELGTYSASEEWRYTIRANQDGVYLATHDSDGTNTVSHLIPWGEDYQDKDGDTVSLTSEWTSTDIAFYFKAGIYPQFKPDSDYTGEVFDVSFSSLRVEHN
- a CDS encoding NAD(P)-dependent oxidoreductase; this translates as MTKPVIGFIGLGLMGGNMVENLQKRGYHVNVMDLSAEAVARVTDRGNATAFTSAKELAAASDIVQFCLTTSAVVEKIVYGEDGVLAGIKEGAVLVDFGTSIPASTKKIGAALAEKGAGMIDAPLGRTPAHAKDGLLNIMAAGDMETFNKVKPVLEEQGENVFHLGALGSGHVTKLVNNFMGMTTVATMSQAFAVAQRAGVDGQQLFDIMSAGPSNSPFMQFCKFYAVDGEEKLGFSVANANKDLGYFLALCEELGTESLIAQGTATSLQAAVDAGLGQNDVPVIFDYFAKLEK
- a CDS encoding methyl-accepting chemotaxis protein; this encodes MVAIVSTSALVFTNWFTLDLATEQVNQTIYNEIDHSLTIEINQIENTVQRTIDTVNSVAQEFMKSPYQVPNEALMHYAAKLGGIDKIVVGFDDGRSYTSRPSESFPNGVGLKEKYNPTTRPWYQQAKLKSGLSFSDLFFTKSTQVPMIGVTYSYQDRVIMADIRFDDLKAQLEQLDGIYQAKGIIVDERGMVVASTIENVLPQTNISSADTQMKLKNAIEQPDQFIEGVIDGNPRILMAKKVDIGSQKEWYMISSIDPELALDQLNGVMSSTRMLIVACVFGSVILMILLLNRFYRPIVSLRKIVHDLSQGNGDLTRRLVEKGNDDLGHIAKDINLFIIGLQEMVKDVKFKNSDLDTKVLSIREGCKETSNVLKVHTDETVQVVSAINGLSEASNEVEKSSQSAADAARDAAVFSDETKQINTVTETYISDLEKQVCTTSDDIRSMANETQSIQSIVSVIGGIAEQTNLLALNASIEAARAGEHGRGFAVVADEVRALANRTQISTSEIEEALLGLQSKSDGLVKSIELTKSNCEMTRAQVIQAVNMLAKLTEQMETVSRFNNDISGSSVEQNALIQSIAKNMHKIESFVEELNKLSQDQLTESAEIKTLNGSVSELMSSFKV